A single Hylaeus volcanicus isolate JK05 unplaced genomic scaffold, UHH_iyHylVolc1.0_haploid 12221, whole genome shotgun sequence DNA region contains:
- the LOC128883281 gene encoding uncharacterized protein LOC128883281 translates to MSVGFFKIPDCSICYAPLTANLCILNTCGHVFHQTCAKKWFESKRVKCPCPLCRTTWTLKSQRVLSYQVEPIPLQDLCLNDSVTGNFQSILQNVLEKGKEAVKTYSSEIENLTRELQLSRKQEEETFNKLKECTVSIEAYKNQCDELSMEAERLKKFNKTLTKKAQQTKDEIVLVKYLKEPCNDDEFENLMKRFGVALDPKIFLTVLHNRIREESIISQSKEVTKERWKQNALELKAVNDQLLARCQLQESILNRLKKEKKHLSAVVKQTSNRTSFPASSLACSVKQPNDSQGISCKSEIPIKLSPESSSCFRKQDNFYEDGQAQCNFEKKLHQFERTSSPILMDFLASNCFENVNDHEAHKEVSVEKHVEVVLKSPGMETTIIMNPLPLPTTKNETSEMLSNSLEIDQETVTSSPKDTLLLQSETNGLTGAKNEQETILPKEHQLEEVSCHTPQKAASQVTWESLGLTSTPLCTPSDTPHSSTSSIFLGESVSLTNRVRQKRQSQQSKEKTSLINNKLRLTLGITTSPQSLSTTTHTVQKPYQSCRTRKNKPVQNFRDIRGFFNT, encoded by the exons ATGTCCgttggattttttaaaatcccAGATTGTTCTATTTGCTACGCCCCTCTAACAGCAAATCTCTGTATATTGAATACATGCGGTCATGTTTTTCATCAAACATG CGCAAAAAAGTGGTTTGAATCTAAGCGCGTTAAATGTCCCTGTCCTCTTTGTCGGACAACGTGGACACTGAAATCTCAGCGAGTGCTAAGTTATCAAGTGGAACCTATTCCTCTACAAGATCTTTGTTTAA ATGATAGCGTAACGggaaattttcaatcaattcttcaa AATGTactggaaaaaggaaaagaagcaGTCAAAACATATTCTTCAGAAATTGAAAACCTTACAAGGGAGCTACAGCTTTCACGG AAACAAGAAGaggaaacttttaataaattgaaagagtGTACAGTTTCAATAGAAGcctataaaaatcaatgtgATGAATTATC TATGGAAGCTgaacgattgaaaaaattcaataaaactCTTACAAAGAAAGCTCAACAAACAAAAGACGAGATTGTTTTAGTCAAATA TCTTAAAGAACCGTGTAATGAtgatgaatttgaaaatttaatgaaacgtttTGGAGTCGCGTTG GACccaaaaatttttttgacTGTATTACATAATCGGATTCGAGAAGAAAGCAT aatttctcAATCTAAAGAAGTGACAAAGGAAAGATGGAAGCAAAATGCTTTAGAATTAAAAGCAGTCAATGACCAACTTTTGGC ACGTTGTCAGCTTCAGGAATCCATTTTAAATCGTttgaagaaggaaaaaaaacatCTTTCTGCTGTAGTAAAGCAAACAAGCAACAGAACATCCTTCCCTGCTTCTTCTTTGGCTTGTTCCGTAAAGCAACCGAATGACTCTCAAGGAATATCTTGTAAAAGTGAAATACCTATTAAATTATCACC AGAAAGTTCTTCGTGTTTTCGAAAACAAGACAATTTTTATGAGGATGGACAAGCTCAgtgtaattttgaaaaaaaacttCATCAATTTGAAAGAACGTCTTCACCTATATTAATGGATTTTCTAGCTTCTAATTGTtttgaaaacgttaacgaTCACG AAGCTCATAAAGAAGTATCTGTCGAAAAACACGTTGAAGTTGTATTAAAATCACCTGGTATGGAAACAACCATCATTATGAATCCGTTGCCTTTACCGacaacgaaaaatgaaactagTGAAATGCTTAGCaattctttggaaattgatcaggAAACTGTAACATCATCTCCAAAAGATACCTTATTGCTTCAGAGCGAAACAAACGGACTGACTGGTGCTAAAAATGAACAAGAGACTATTCTTCCTAAAGAACATCAATTGGAAGAAGTCTCATGTCACACACCTCAAAAAGCTGCAAGTCAAGTGACATGGGAAAGTCTGGGTTTAACTTCAACGCCCTTATGTACGCCTAGTGATACCCCTCATTCAAGTACTAGCTCTATTTTTCTTGGTGAAAGTGTTTCGTTAACTAATCGCGTACGCCAAAAACGTCAAAGTCAACAGTCAAAAGAAAAGACCAGtcttattaataacaaattacgTCTTACTTTGGGCATTACAACTTCACCACAATCTTTATCAACAACG ACCCACACTGTTCAAAAACCCTATCAGTCCTGTCGTACACGAAAAAATAAACCGGTACAAAACTTCCGTGATATTAGaggtttttttaatacatga